From Chryseotalea sp. WA131a:
CCGTATAAGCCGGTGCTGGAAGATATACCCGATTGGCCGGTGTATCAGCTCAGCAAAAATAGAAAAGAGTTTGTGGACGAGGTAACGCAACAATCCATTGTGCGCCTCAAAGAATTGCGCCCCCAACGCAAACAATTAATTGATGATTTAGAAGCGACTGTCTATCGCGAACAAAATCGTATCAAACGAAATCGGTGGCGCGTAGACCCTAAAGATGATAATAAGTTTTGGGCAGGAATCAAAAATGACTTGGTTGAACTCAACAACAAAGGTCAAGAAGAAGTGGATAAGGGCGTGGATGCAATTTTGGAAAAAATCGTCCATCGCTATGCCTCCGAGATAGCCGGTAATTTTCGCCAAAGCTCCTATAAGTTTGCCCGCAGTGTTATCAAGTTTGGATTCATAAGGTTGCTGAACGGAGCACGCATTAAAAAATTTGGAGCCTTCTTTCGCAATCGATATACCTTGCGCGACAAAATCCACATCGTGGGTAAAGTAAAAATGCTTCGAAAGCTGGCCAAGCAAGGCACGGTAGTGATGGTGCCCACCCACTTCAGCAATCTCGATTCCATTTTGATTGGCTGGGTTATTCACTCCATGGGCTTACCTGCCTTTATCTACGGAGCAGGCTTGAATCTTTTCAACATCAAGATCATTGCCTACTTTATGAACAGCTTGGGTGCATATAAAGTCGATCGCAGAAAAAAGAACTTACCTTATCTGGAAACGCTGAAAATGTATTCAAACCTGGCGATACAAAAAGGTGCGCACAGTTTGTTTTTCCCCGGTGGCACGCGCTCCCGCGCTGGCCTGATCGAAAAGCAATTGAAGTTGGGGTTGTTGAGTACGGCCATTGAAGCGCAACGGAGTCTCTACATGAATAAAGGGAATGAAGCGGTGAAGAAAATATTTGTGGTGCCCGTTACCCTCAACTACCATTGCGTGTTGGAAGCACCCGAGATGATTGAAGACTACCTTCAAGTAAAGGGGCAAGATCGGTACTTTCCAGAAGAAGATAAGTACGGAAGTTTTCAACTCATACGGTTTTTGTTCAAATTTTTTACCAACCCCTCCAGCATCTCGGTCTCGATTGGTCCTGGGCTCGATGTGTTGGGGAACTATGTTGATGAAAACGGAAACAGTTTGGACAACACAGGTCGCATCATTGATACCAAAGATTACTTTGTTTCCAATGGCGATATCAACGTAGATCGCCAACGCGAAGATGAATACACGCGCATGCTCAGTCAGCGCATTGTAACGGAGTATCATAAAATCAACCGTGTTTTCTCCAGCCATTTGGTGGCCTTCATCGCATTTGAAATGTGGCAGAAAAAATTCCCGAACTTAGATTTATTTAGTTTGCTGCGCTTGCCCGAGGAAGATTTGGAGTTGAACTATGAAGAGTTTAAAGAAACATTTAAGCGGCTCAGAAAAAAAATCTATCAAATGAAGGACGAAGGCAAGATCAACTATGCCTCGCACCTGAAAGGGAAATCAGATAACTCCATTACACGGGGATTGGATAATGTGGGCGTGTTTCACCTCAATCGCCCGTTGATGAAAAATAAAAATGGAAACATCATTACCAAAGACCTCACCTTGCTCTATTACTACCACAACCGCTTAGTGGGTTATGACCTCGAACAGCTTATCTGAAAAACCTGTAGGGGTAATTGGTGCCGGTAACTTCGGCACCGTGATTGCTAATTTATTGGCACTTCATAGCAATGTGCTGTTATACGCACGCGATCCCAAAGCTGTGGACAACATCAATCGAACCAGGCAAAGTCGGGGTTACCCGTTGCTCCCCACTATTGTTGCCACCAACGATTTGCGCGAAGTAGCTGAAAAGTGTGATGTGATTTTCCCGATGGTGCCTTCGCAGCACTTTCGGCAAATGATGAAAAAGCTTTCGCCTTTTTTGTATCCCTACCACATGTTGATTCATGGTACCAAAGGTTTTGATATCTCGTTGCCAAAAGGCAAGACGATCGAGCAAATAGAAAAGCTAACGCGCAAGCAGGTGAAAACCATGAGTGAAGTAATTCGTGAAGAAAGTGTGGTGGTGCGCATCGGTTGTTTGGCCGGGCCAAATCTTTCCAAAGAATTGGCACAACGCCAACCTGCAGCTACGGTGGTAGCCAGTCCTTTTTTGGAAGTTATTCAAACGGGCAAAAGATTGCTGCGCAACGATCGCTTTCAAGTGTACGAGAACCGTGATATTGTAGGTGTGGAGATTGCTGGTGTTTTGAAAAACATCATCGCTATTGCTTCGGGCGCACTCAATGGCTTGGGCTATGGCGAAAACGCAAAAGGACTTTTGGTGAGTAGGGGAGCCGTGGAAATGGTTTACCTCGGCCGTGCACTGGGTGGCGATGTGAAAGCCTTTTTAGGAGTGGCAGGCATTGGCGATTTAGTGACTACTTGCAACAGCCCAATGAGTCGGAATTTCACCGTGGGTTATCGTTTGGCCAAAGGAGAAAAACTGGAAAACATTTTGAGCGATATGGGCGAAATTGCCGAAGGTGTTTACACCGTGCGCATTGCCAAGAAGTGTGCCGATCATTATAAAATAAGGGCGCTGATTACCGATCGCTTGTACAAAGTATTGTTTGAAGGCATGACGGTGGAAGAAGCCTTGGAATTTTTAATGCGCTTTCCGCTAAGCGCTGATATTGATTTTATATAAAGTTGCCACGGGTTCACAAATTTACGCGGAATTTTTTTGTGTAAACCGTGCCCATTTGTGCATCCGTGGCAACATGTTTTTAATTAATTCCTCCTCGTCTAAAAAAATATTTGGTACTGCAACACTACTTGCCCTTTCATGGATGCATCTTGGATAAGGTCTGTTCCAACCGTGGTGTAGGTAGATCGCAGTTGGTAATCTAACGTGAACTTGCTGGTGTGGCCTTTGATGAACCAATTCACTCCAAAATCATAAATATTGGCTGGTTTATCCAATCGAGTATAATTTCCGTTTTGATAGGTGATATACGGCATCAGCGTACCTTTGTCGCCCAGCAAATCTTTTTTTAACAAATAGCCAACCTGCGCATAGATTACGTTTCCTGTTCCAAACATGGGAAAGGCATTTCCATAACTTCCTGCAGGCGTTCCAGCTATTGAACTTCCATTGGCTGGGTTCATAATGCCGTTGTAGCGCAAATACCCTTGCCCATAATCAGTGTTGAAATATCCAGCATAAGCATTCAAAGCAGTTCCTTTTTCTAAATTCAACGGTGTGTCATAGAAAACCGCAACCGACCACAAATTCATGTCATAGTATTTTCGTGTGGGGTCAGTCGCTGGATCAGCGTTTGTGTTGGAGCCGGTCCAGGTGGCATTCTTTTGAGAGATAATGCCGGCTTCTAAATTCAATACCTTCTTTTTCCCTAAGTACGTGCCGGTCATGTAAGGCGTTACGTGCGATTCTTTGTCGAAGAAATTCCAAACCAACAATGCCTGGTATTGTTTATGATGCTGATCCCATGCAAAGTTTGCATTGGTAGCATTGATGCCAGGCTGCGGTAAACCATTGGACGTAATTGGAAACGGATCGCTCAATACAATACGATAATCCAGTTTTCCGATTTGGCCTCTGGCATACACGCTCAGTTTTCTTGAAAATTCATCCGTCTGATCTACGGTGGCTTGCGCAAACACGGGCACGTCCATGCTCATGATGGTGGCAATGCTGGGCTGACTAAATCGTGATAAGCCATTTGTAATGGTTAAGCCGCCACCCAAATGCAATTTGTCTGACCCTTTGAACACGCGGTATTCGCCCAACGCATCGTGAAAGAAAACTTGCGCTTTACGGTTGCCGGTATTCGTAGAATTTTGACCCGACAGATAATTAAAATTATTTTGGCCAAACTGCGCATAAAAAAATACACGATCGGTTAACTGGCCATACACTTGAACACGGGTTCGTCTCAAGCCAATATCAAATGTTTCCGATGTGGGATCTCCTAAAACAGTGGTGCCCGAATTGCTTTCATTGTATCGAAACCAAACTTGATTTAAAAAAGTGGCTTTCAAGTAATGGCTGCCATCTTCATTTAATTTTAATCGCAACTCTTCTATTTCCTTTTTAGGAGGAGGAGGAGTGATTGCCTCCTCCTTTTTTTCCTGAGCCAATGCCGAAAGGCATTGTGCCAATAGGATAATTGTCAAAATTTTCTTCATACTATTTGGCATGCTGGATAAATTCTTCAGCAAATTTTTCCATATACTCAATTTCCACTGGAGAGAGCGTGTCTTTTTTCTTAAAGAAAATCAATCGGTTTTTGTGGCACTCCACATGCATCTCTTCACGACTTTCCAAAAAGCGAATGAGCGGCTCTTTAAAGAATTTGGATATTACCGCTTCACTTTCGCCACGCAAATAATATTTTTTTGAGAAATAAGGATAAGCAGCAAAATCAATGTCTTTGCCACCTACTCCCTCAAACAATTTTGACCAAAGACCTTCGGGTTCTAACGCAAAATCTGGAATGGTTAAATCTAGCTCTGATAACTGAACAATGGTAAGGCAGGTATCTGTTCTTTCTTGGCGAGCACCCTCCGTAAGTGTAATGTCCGAGATTTCAATTTTGCCAATATCGCTATACTTTGAAAGGATGTTTTCTTCTATCAATATTTGACTTCCTTGTTGAATAGGGAAAGCATCAAATTTTTTGCCTGTCTTAATTCGTTGAGGGTAATAGGCATACTCTGATTGTTCGGCAAACCTTCTCAACTCAATTTGGCGAGGACTTAGTTTCACTTCCATCTTGGTTTGAAGCTCAGTTGAAAATTTCCTCGTAGCCAGTGGATGGCTGGACATAAATTGAAAGTGTTCAAATCCTAAAGCTGTTACGGAGCCATTTTTAGCATGGTATACTTCTTCAAAGTGATTGAGTTGCTCCATAAACGAATGATCTACAATA
This genomic window contains:
- a CDS encoding 1-acyl-sn-glycerol-3-phosphate acyltransferase translates to MEILEEKKNKNKPYKPVLEDIPDWPVYQLSKNRKEFVDEVTQQSIVRLKELRPQRKQLIDDLEATVYREQNRIKRNRWRVDPKDDNKFWAGIKNDLVELNNKGQEEVDKGVDAILEKIVHRYASEIAGNFRQSSYKFARSVIKFGFIRLLNGARIKKFGAFFRNRYTLRDKIHIVGKVKMLRKLAKQGTVVMVPTHFSNLDSILIGWVIHSMGLPAFIYGAGLNLFNIKIIAYFMNSLGAYKVDRRKKNLPYLETLKMYSNLAIQKGAHSLFFPGGTRSRAGLIEKQLKLGLLSTAIEAQRSLYMNKGNEAVKKIFVVPVTLNYHCVLEAPEMIEDYLQVKGQDRYFPEEDKYGSFQLIRFLFKFFTNPSSISVSIGPGLDVLGNYVDENGNSLDNTGRIIDTKDYFVSNGDINVDRQREDEYTRMLSQRIVTEYHKINRVFSSHLVAFIAFEMWQKKFPNLDLFSLLRLPEEDLELNYEEFKETFKRLRKKIYQMKDEGKINYASHLKGKSDNSITRGLDNVGVFHLNRPLMKNKNGNIITKDLTLLYYYHNRLVGYDLEQLI
- a CDS encoding NAD(P)-dependent glycerol-3-phosphate dehydrogenase, giving the protein MTSNSLSEKPVGVIGAGNFGTVIANLLALHSNVLLYARDPKAVDNINRTRQSRGYPLLPTIVATNDLREVAEKCDVIFPMVPSQHFRQMMKKLSPFLYPYHMLIHGTKGFDISLPKGKTIEQIEKLTRKQVKTMSEVIREESVVVRIGCLAGPNLSKELAQRQPAATVVASPFLEVIQTGKRLLRNDRFQVYENRDIVGVEIAGVLKNIIAIASGALNGLGYGENAKGLLVSRGAVEMVYLGRALGGDVKAFLGVAGIGDLVTTCNSPMSRNFTVGYRLAKGEKLENILSDMGEIAEGVYTVRIAKKCADHYKIRALITDRLYKVLFEGMTVEEALEFLMRFPLSADIDFI